From a single Pasteurella atlantica genomic region:
- the rlmM gene encoding 23S rRNA (cytidine(2498)-2'-O)-methyltransferase RlmM — protein sequence MNKLALYCRAGFEKEVAGEISDKAVELGVYGFTKLKENTGYVIFECYQQGDADRLAQELPLSELIFVRQMIVVGKLLENLPENDRITPILEQYLAQQDQGIDFKKSSDLVVETPDTNEAKELSKFCRKFTVPLRNTLKKQGWLHSGSKRQNSITLQVLFVGSGCCYVGYAYNDNRSSNPMGIMRLKFPMEAPSRSTLKLEEAILTFIPKSEESWHFNENVKAVDLGACPGGWTYQLVKRDVFVYCVDHGKMADSLHNTGRIDHCPEDGFKFKPPKRTTIDLLVCDMVEQPMRISELITKWFVNGWCKESIFNLKLPMKKRYQEVQRCLNFITETLTKKGFQFTIQAKHLYHDREEITVFIKVKKQFGSGEM from the coding sequence ATGAATAAACTTGCTCTTTATTGCCGAGCTGGATTTGAAAAAGAAGTGGCGGGTGAAATCTCAGATAAAGCCGTTGAACTCGGTGTTTATGGTTTTACAAAATTAAAAGAAAATACGGGCTATGTCATTTTTGAATGCTATCAGCAGGGAGATGCAGATAGATTAGCACAAGAACTACCACTTTCTGAATTGATCTTCGTTCGTCAAATGATTGTAGTAGGGAAGTTGCTAGAAAATTTACCTGAAAATGACCGTATTACCCCTATTTTAGAACAATATCTTGCTCAACAAGATCAAGGTATTGATTTTAAAAAGAGCAGTGATCTTGTAGTAGAAACACCAGATACCAATGAAGCAAAAGAACTTTCTAAATTTTGCCGTAAGTTTACTGTCCCATTGCGTAATACCTTAAAAAAACAAGGTTGGTTACATAGTGGCTCAAAACGTCAAAATAGCATTACATTACAAGTTCTCTTTGTTGGCTCAGGCTGTTGTTATGTAGGCTATGCCTATAATGATAACCGATCATCAAATCCTATGGGCATTATGCGATTAAAATTCCCTATGGAAGCCCCTAGTCGTTCAACCTTAAAATTAGAAGAAGCGATTTTAACCTTTATTCCAAAATCCGAAGAAAGTTGGCATTTTAATGAAAATGTAAAAGCAGTAGATCTCGGCGCTTGCCCTGGAGGTTGGACATATCAATTAGTCAAACGAGATGTGTTTGTTTATTGTGTCGATCACGGAAAAATGGCAGACAGTTTACATAATACAGGGCGTATTGATCATTGTCCTGAAGACGGTTTTAAGTTTAAACCACCAAAACGCACTACCATTGACTTATTGGTCTGTGATATGGTGGAACAACCAATGCGAATTAGTGAATTGATCACAAAATGGTTCGTGAATGGATGGTGTAAAGAGAGTATTTTTAATCTTAAATTACCGATGAAAAAACGCTATCAAGAAGTGCAACGTTGCTTAAATTTTATTACAGAAACGTTAACTAAAAAAGGGTTTCAATTCACCATTCAAGCTAAACATTTGTATCACGATAGGGAAGAGATCACGGTTTTTATTAAGGTGAAAAAACAATTTGGAAGCGGTGAGATGTAG
- a CDS encoding LysR family transcriptional regulator has product MQSLEGLIIFIHVVEQKSFSSAAKMMKTSKANVSRQIARLEERLGVQLFQRNTRSVHLTEVGDTLYQSTKDNIYNLDETLCNIMKMQAIPRGTLRISTAGLFGETKVTHAAARYMQTYQDVKIELHFSDRNIDIINEGYDLAIRTGTLKDSALFAKRISSRRLILCASPNYLSQNGTPQTINELKNHLCLKSASSTWTFSDKRSKKLQYKVNANWVSNNARATLQACIQGLGIAQLPEYYVQDAINQGQLIPLLTEYEPADEGIWAVYSNKYHLSTKVRTFINLLIKEVN; this is encoded by the coding sequence ATGCAATCATTAGAAGGGTTGATTATTTTTATCCACGTTGTTGAGCAAAAAAGTTTTTCTTCTGCAGCTAAGATGATGAAAACATCCAAAGCAAATGTAAGCCGACAAATTGCAAGATTAGAAGAGCGTTTAGGCGTGCAATTATTTCAACGTAATACTCGAAGTGTACACCTTACAGAAGTGGGGGATACCCTATATCAAAGTACTAAAGATAATATCTATAATCTAGATGAAACTCTCTGTAATATTATGAAAATGCAAGCGATACCTCGTGGTACACTACGAATTTCAACTGCGGGATTATTCGGTGAAACTAAAGTCACTCACGCTGCCGCTCGTTATATGCAAACTTATCAAGATGTGAAAATAGAACTACATTTTTCTGACCGTAATATTGATATTATTAATGAAGGGTATGACCTAGCCATTCGTACTGGTACATTAAAAGATTCTGCTTTATTTGCAAAACGAATTAGCTCAAGACGTCTCATTTTATGTGCTAGCCCAAATTATCTTTCACAAAATGGTACGCCACAAACAATAAACGAATTAAAAAATCATCTCTGTTTAAAAAGTGCATCGTCCACTTGGACTTTTTCTGATAAACGTAGCAAAAAGCTACAATATAAAGTCAATGCAAACTGGGTAAGTAACAATGCTCGAGCAACATTACAAGCCTGCATACAAGGATTAGGTATTGCTCAACTGCCTGAATATTATGTTCAAGATGCTATCAATCAAGGACAACTTATTCCCTTATTAACCGAGTATGAACCTGCCGATGAAGGTATTTGGGCGGTCTATTCAAATAAATACCATCTATCAACAAAAGTACGGACATTTATTAATTTATTAATAAAAGAAGTCAATTAA
- a CDS encoding S-(hydroxymethyl)glutathione dehydrogenase/class III alcohol dehydrogenase, which produces MKSRAAVAFEPNKPLQIVEIDVEDPKAGEVMVRITHTALCHTDAYTLSGIDPEGIFPAVLGHEGAGIVVKVGEGVTSVKEGDHVIPLYTAECGKCKFCKSGKTNLCSSVRETQGRGLMPDGTTRFSYQGKPIYHYMGTSTFSEYTVLSEYSVAKISENANPEKTCLLGCGVTTGLGSVKNAAKVEKGDNIAVFGLGAIGLGVIQGAVKAGANKIIAVDVNADKFELAKQMGATDFINPLELDKPTEQAIIEMTDGGVEYSFACVGNTNVMRQALECCHKGWGESVIIGVAAGGEEISTRPFQLVTGRVWRGTAFGGVKGRSELPKMVEEYMNGKLDLDPYVTHTMPFEEINYAFELLEKGESIRTVMHF; this is translated from the coding sequence ATGAAATCTCGCGCAGCCGTGGCTTTTGAGCCGAACAAACCTTTACAAATTGTCGAAATTGATGTTGAAGATCCAAAAGCTGGTGAAGTAATGGTGCGTATTACGCATACTGCTCTTTGCCATACTGATGCTTATACTTTATCTGGTATTGATCCAGAAGGTATATTTCCTGCAGTTTTAGGACATGAAGGGGCTGGAATTGTGGTTAAAGTTGGGGAAGGAGTAACCAGTGTTAAAGAAGGTGATCACGTAATTCCTCTTTACACTGCTGAGTGTGGTAAATGTAAATTTTGTAAATCAGGCAAAACGAATTTATGTTCATCGGTGCGTGAAACACAAGGAAGAGGCTTAATGCCAGATGGAACTACTCGTTTTTCTTATCAAGGAAAACCGATTTATCACTATATGGGAACAAGTACTTTTTCAGAATATACAGTTTTATCTGAGTATTCAGTTGCAAAAATCTCTGAAAATGCGAATCCAGAGAAAACCTGTTTATTAGGTTGTGGTGTAACGACAGGGTTAGGTTCAGTAAAAAATGCTGCAAAAGTTGAAAAAGGCGATAATATTGCTGTATTTGGATTAGGTGCAATCGGCTTGGGTGTTATTCAAGGTGCAGTTAAAGCTGGTGCGAATAAAATTATTGCGGTTGATGTGAATGCGGATAAATTTGAACTTGCAAAACAAATGGGTGCAACGGATTTTATTAATCCATTAGAACTTGATAAACCAACAGAACAAGCAATTATTGAAATGACGGATGGGGGAGTGGAATACAGTTTTGCTTGTGTGGGTAATACGAATGTAATGCGTCAAGCTTTAGAATGTTGTCATAAAGGTTGGGGAGAAAGTGTGATTATTGGTGTTGCTGCTGGTGGTGAAGAAATTTCTACTCGACCATTTCAGTTGGTGACAGGGCGTGTATGGCGTGGTACAGCATTTGGTGGTGTGAAAGGACGTAGTGAATTACCAAAAATGGTTGAAGAATATATGAATGGTAAACTAGATTTAGATCCTTATGTGACCCATACGATGCCATTTGAAGAGATTAATTATGCTTTTGAATTACTTGAAAAAGGTGAGTCTATTCGTACAGTAATGCATTTTTAA
- the fghA gene encoding S-formylglutathione hydrolase: protein MQKIESFFSFGGKQQIWQHNSETLNCAMNVAVYLPPQVLNKENPQACPVIYWLSGLTCTERNFIEKSGFQRYAAELGLIIVAPDTSPRGESVFDDESYDLGQGAGFYLNATQSPWDKHYQMYDYIVQELPDLINNHFPTNGKQSICGHSMGGHGALMIALKNPETYSSVSAFSPIVAPSQVPWGKKALTAYLGENYENWQQWDTCALLEQAKNPLPMLIDQGLDDSFLEKELKPELLENVAKLMKADVTINRRKGYDHSYYFIASFIGEHLAYHHKMLS from the coding sequence ATGCAAAAAATAGAAAGTTTTTTTAGTTTTGGGGGCAAACAACAAATTTGGCAACATAATAGTGAAACGCTAAATTGTGCAATGAATGTGGCAGTTTATTTACCCCCACAAGTACTTAACAAGGAAAATCCTCAGGCTTGTCCTGTTATTTATTGGTTATCAGGTTTAACTTGTACTGAACGCAACTTTATAGAAAAATCAGGATTTCAACGCTATGCTGCTGAACTTGGCTTAATTATTGTTGCACCTGATACTTCCCCACGAGGTGAAAGTGTTTTTGATGATGAAAGTTATGATTTGGGACAGGGAGCCGGGTTTTATCTTAATGCTACTCAATCACCTTGGGATAAGCATTATCAGATGTACGATTATATAGTCCAAGAGTTACCTGATTTAATTAATAATCACTTTCCAACGAATGGTAAACAAAGTATTTGTGGACATTCAATGGGTGGACACGGTGCGTTAATGATTGCATTAAAAAATCCTGAAACCTATAGTAGTGTATCGGCATTTTCTCCTATTGTTGCACCAAGCCAAGTGCCGTGGGGAAAAAAAGCATTGACGGCTTATTTAGGTGAAAATTATGAAAATTGGCAACAATGGGATACCTGTGCTTTGTTGGAACAAGCAAAAAATCCTTTGCCAATGTTAATTGATCAAGGATTAGATGATAGTTTTTTAGAAAAAGAACTTAAACCAGAGTTACTAGAAAATGTTGCTAAATTAATGAAAGCTGATGTAACAATTAATCGTCGTAAAGGGTACGATCACAGCTATTATTTTATTGCAAGTTTTATTGGAGAGCATTTAGCTTATCATCATAAAATGCTTTCTTAG
- a CDS encoding DksA/TraR family C4-type zinc finger protein yields the protein MAGGWSQDGAVQEQIDASINDAIKSALNQLPKGESAEFCDECGDAIPQARRQAIQGVRLCIHCQEELEIVQRDLSTYNRRGSKDSQLR from the coding sequence ATGGCGGGAGGTTGGTCTCAAGATGGTGCGGTTCAAGAGCAAATTGATGCAAGCATTAATGATGCCATAAAAAGTGCATTAAATCAGCTTCCTAAAGGTGAAAGTGCTGAGTTTTGTGATGAATGTGGTGATGCTATTCCTCAAGCTCGTCGTCAAGCGATACAAGGTGTTCGTTTGTGTATTCATTGTCAAGAAGAGTTGGAAATAGTTCAAAGAGATCTTAGTACCTATAATCGTCGTGGTAGTAAAGATAGTCAGTTACGATAA
- a CDS encoding uracil-xanthine permease family protein: MSSSENMSPPKQAFMGLQMLFVAFGALVLVPLLTGLNPNTALLTAGIGTLLFQVITKRQVPIFLASSFAFIAPIQYGVQTWGIPVTLGALACSGLVYVVLSTFVKLRGNDILMKLFPPVVVGPIIIIIGLSLAPVAVNMATGKATGTDYNTSIIISMTTLLVTLIVSVFAKGILRLVPILCAIIVGYILSIFMGIVDFTKIIEAPWFSLPQITTPEFKLEAILYMLPIAIAPAIEHIGDMMAISQVTGKDFLKKPGLNRTLLGDGIATITASFLGGPPNTTYSEVTGAVMLTKNFNPKIMTWAAVFAILMAFVGKIGAFLQTIPAVVMGGIMMLVFGAIAVVGINSLIKNNVDLNQPRNLCIVSVVLTFGIGGMLIDVGFFAIKGIALCSVIAILMNLLLPKEEN; this comes from the coding sequence ATGTCATCTTCTGAAAATATGAGCCCACCGAAACAGGCTTTTATGGGGCTCCAAATGCTCTTTGTCGCCTTTGGAGCATTGGTTTTAGTCCCCCTTCTGACAGGACTTAATCCCAATACTGCATTACTTACCGCTGGAATTGGTACTTTGTTATTTCAAGTTATTACGAAACGACAAGTACCAATTTTTTTGGCCTCTAGTTTTGCCTTTATTGCGCCTATTCAATATGGTGTACAAACTTGGGGAATACCTGTAACCTTAGGTGCACTTGCTTGTTCTGGATTAGTATATGTAGTTTTAAGTACTTTTGTAAAACTACGTGGCAATGATATATTGATGAAGCTCTTTCCTCCTGTAGTGGTTGGTCCTATCATTATTATTATTGGTTTGAGTTTAGCACCTGTCGCCGTAAATATGGCAACAGGAAAAGCAACAGGGACAGATTATAATACATCTATCATTATTTCAATGACTACCCTTCTCGTTACTTTGATTGTATCGGTGTTTGCAAAAGGAATTTTACGTTTAGTTCCTATTCTATGTGCTATTATTGTGGGTTATATTCTTTCCATTTTTATGGGAATTGTTGATTTTACTAAAATCATTGAAGCACCTTGGTTTTCTCTACCTCAAATTACGACACCTGAATTTAAGTTAGAAGCCATTTTATATATGCTCCCTATTGCTATTGCACCTGCTATCGAACATATCGGAGATATGATGGCGATTAGTCAAGTAACAGGTAAAGATTTCTTAAAGAAACCGGGACTAAATCGTACATTGTTAGGTGATGGTATCGCAACAATTACGGCCTCATTCTTAGGTGGACCACCTAATACCACTTATTCAGAAGTAACAGGTGCCGTAATGCTGACTAAAAACTTCAACCCTAAAATTATGACTTGGGCAGCTGTTTTTGCTATTTTAATGGCTTTTGTCGGAAAAATTGGTGCATTCTTACAAACTATTCCTGCAGTTGTGATGGGGGGAATTATGATGCTTGTCTTTGGTGCAATTGCTGTTGTTGGTATTAATTCTCTGATTAAAAACAACGTTGATTTAAATCAACCTCGTAATCTGTGTATTGTCTCAGTCGTTCTCACATTTGGTATTGGAGGAATGCTTATTGATGTTGGCTTCTTTGCCATTAAAGGAATTGCTCTTTGTTCCGTGATTGCTATTTTAATGAATCTGTTACTGCCAAAAGAAGAAAATTAA
- a CDS encoding lipoate--protein ligase, giving the protein MTKKVRIMISDITDPWFNLATEDWIFSELDADCHTLFLWRNAETVVIGRNQNPWVECRTDKMEQDSVYLARRQSGGGAVFHDLGNTNFTFLSPKQDYDQQVNFNIIINALKSLGIDAKCSGRNDILVDNKKISGSAFKHKIDRSFHHGTLLVNTNMTKLSDYLNPHPLKLAAKGIKSVRSRVANLIEYNPHINHQIICNAIIESFCQHYGQTVEVEILDKNELETNNHLNKYYEMMADWEWRFGKTPEFTHQMETRFDWGIVDLHLNVKNAMISDVTIFSDALDVNLIEAIKTSLINCNYQIEAIKQALISTSHKNNDWEQSIKEFIEWLSDEVR; this is encoded by the coding sequence ATGACTAAAAAAGTGCGAATAATGATTTCAGATATCACTGATCCTTGGTTTAATCTTGCAACTGAAGATTGGATTTTTAGTGAATTAGATGCAGATTGCCATACTTTATTTTTATGGAGAAATGCTGAAACTGTGGTAATTGGGCGTAACCAAAATCCTTGGGTAGAGTGTAGAACAGATAAAATGGAGCAGGATAGCGTGTATCTTGCACGGCGTCAAAGTGGTGGTGGAGCAGTCTTTCACGATCTAGGAAATACTAATTTTACGTTCTTATCTCCTAAGCAAGATTATGATCAGCAGGTTAATTTTAATATTATTATCAATGCATTAAAATCCCTAGGTATTGACGCGAAGTGTTCAGGACGAAATGATATTTTAGTTGATAATAAGAAAATATCAGGTAGTGCTTTTAAGCATAAAATTGATCGTAGTTTTCATCACGGTACATTACTGGTTAATACCAATATGACAAAATTGAGTGATTATCTGAACCCTCATCCATTAAAACTTGCTGCAAAAGGAATTAAATCTGTTCGATCTCGTGTGGCAAACTTAATTGAATATAATCCGCACATTAACCATCAAATAATTTGTAATGCGATTATTGAGAGTTTTTGTCAACACTATGGACAAACAGTAGAGGTCGAAATTCTAGATAAAAATGAATTAGAGACCAATAATCATCTTAATAAATACTATGAGATGATGGCAGATTGGGAGTGGCGATTTGGTAAAACACCAGAATTTACCCATCAAATGGAAACTCGTTTTGATTGGGGAATTGTAGATCTACATTTAAATGTGAAAAATGCAATGATTAGTGATGTAACTATTTTTTCTGATGCGCTAGATGTAAATTTAATTGAAGCCATCAAAACCAGCTTAATAAATTGTAATTACCAAATTGAAGCTATCAAACAAGCTTTAATTTCAACTTCTCACAAAAATAATGATTGGGAGCAGTCAATTAAAGAATTTATTGAATGGTTAAGTGATGAAGTTCGTTAA
- the xseA gene encoding exodeoxyribonuclease VII large subunit — protein sequence MSNILTVTQLNYTVRNLLEMELGHIWLTGEISNFSQPVSGHWYLTLKDDKAQVRSAMFRMKNRSVNFQPQNGMQVLVCAKISLYEPRGDYQLIIESMQMAGDGLLQQQFEQLKIKLSEAGLFSQQYKKAIPSFVKTVGIVTSSTGAALQDILNVLQRRDPSLNIIIYPTLVQGSEAKRDIVTSINVANSRKECDVLIVGRGGGSLEDLWCFNEEDVAYAIFNSNIPIISAVGHEIDVTITDFVADLRAPTPSAAAELVSRDQQDLLRQLQQYYDRSNFAFDRLWGSKITQLEQLQKRLSFQHPMRQVDYQKTQLEQQKTLLLKAFQQVVKTKKQSIVQLNQRVELNPLSSYLMKQQQKQDYLTQRLNYAIEKKFTQKQQLFQQYCTQLDSLSPLKVLSRGYSVTRNENNEVITSIKQIKMGDQIKTKVLKGELISEVIKINH from the coding sequence ATGAGTAATATTCTAACTGTTACACAACTTAACTATACCGTTCGTAATCTACTTGAAATGGAGCTGGGGCATATTTGGCTGACAGGAGAAATTTCTAATTTTAGCCAACCTGTTTCAGGGCATTGGTATCTTACTTTAAAAGATGATAAGGCTCAGGTTCGTAGTGCGATGTTCAGAATGAAAAATCGATCCGTTAATTTTCAGCCTCAAAATGGAATGCAAGTATTGGTTTGTGCCAAAATCAGTTTGTATGAGCCAAGAGGGGATTATCAACTTATTATTGAAAGTATGCAGATGGCAGGGGATGGTTTATTACAACAGCAATTCGAACAGCTGAAAATAAAGTTATCTGAGGCTGGGTTATTTTCACAACAATATAAAAAAGCGATCCCATCATTTGTAAAAACAGTGGGAATTGTGACATCTTCAACAGGTGCAGCATTACAAGATATATTAAATGTGTTACAACGTCGCGATCCTAGTTTAAATATCATTATTTATCCAACTTTGGTGCAGGGGAGTGAAGCAAAACGTGACATTGTCACAAGTATTAATGTAGCAAATAGCCGTAAAGAATGTGATGTACTTATTGTAGGGCGAGGTGGTGGCTCATTAGAAGATTTGTGGTGTTTTAATGAAGAAGACGTTGCCTATGCCATTTTTAATTCGAATATTCCCATTATTAGTGCAGTAGGACACGAAATTGATGTAACCATTACAGATTTTGTGGCAGATCTAAGAGCTCCAACACCTTCAGCAGCCGCTGAATTAGTGAGCCGAGATCAACAAGATCTATTACGTCAATTACAGCAATATTATGATAGATCCAATTTTGCTTTCGATCGTTTATGGGGAAGTAAGATCACTCAGCTTGAACAATTACAAAAACGTTTAAGCTTTCAACATCCTATGCGTCAAGTTGACTATCAAAAAACACAGCTTGAACAACAAAAAACATTGTTATTAAAGGCATTTCAACAGGTTGTTAAAACTAAAAAGCAGAGCATTGTACAACTAAATCAGAGGGTAGAACTAAATCCATTGTCTTCTTATTTAATGAAACAACAGCAGAAGCAAGATTATTTAACACAACGTTTAAACTATGCGATAGAAAAAAAATTCACTCAAAAACAACAATTATTCCAACAATATTGTACTCAGCTTGACAGTTTAAGCCCCTTAAAAGTACTTTCAAGAGGCTATAGTGTAACTAGAAATGAGAATAATGAAGTGATCACATCAATAAAACAAATTAAAATGGGCGATCAAATTAAAACAAAAGTATTAAAAGGTGAATTAATCAGTGAAGTTATTAAGATAAATCATTAA
- the yghU gene encoding glutathione-dependent disulfide-bond oxidoreductase: MTTYTPPKVWKNKENSHHFNRPTAGAKFEQRLPRGDKPLQLYSLNTPNGIKINIMLKELALLNVAGAEFDAYQINIMEEQQFGSDFVAINPNSKIPALIDQSLDEPIKLFESGAILIYLAEKYGYFLPKSGKDRAECLSWLMWQMGSAPYLGGGFGHFYHYAPEPIEYAIDRFTMETKRQLDLLNKHLADNEYICKCGYSIADMAIWAWYGQLALGKLYTGSDTFLDIKSYQHLMRWAKQISERDAVQKAMIMELQPI; this comes from the coding sequence ATGACGACTTACACACCGCCAAAGGTTTGGAAAAATAAAGAAAATTCTCATCATTTTAACCGCCCCACTGCTGGGGCAAAATTTGAGCAAAGATTACCTCGTGGCGATAAGCCATTACAACTCTATTCATTAAATACGCCTAATGGCATAAAAATCAATATAATGCTTAAAGAGTTAGCACTTTTGAATGTAGCTGGTGCTGAATTTGATGCCTATCAGATCAATATTATGGAAGAACAACAATTTGGTTCAGATTTTGTGGCAATAAACCCTAATTCTAAAATTCCTGCCTTGATCGATCAGTCACTTGATGAACCGATAAAGTTATTTGAGTCAGGAGCGATTTTAATCTATCTAGCAGAAAAATATGGATACTTTTTACCAAAATCTGGCAAAGATCGAGCCGAATGTTTGTCGTGGTTGATGTGGCAAATGGGTTCTGCTCCGTATTTAGGTGGTGGTTTTGGGCATTTTTATCATTATGCACCAGAGCCGATAGAATATGCTATTGACCGCTTTACGATGGAAACAAAACGTCAATTAGATTTATTAAATAAGCATTTAGCGGATAATGAGTATATCTGCAAGTGTGGTTATAGCATTGCCGATATGGCGATTTGGGCGTGGTATGGACAATTAGCGTTGGGTAAGTTATACACAGGTTCAGATACATTTTTAGATATTAAATCCTATCAACACTTAATGCGTTGGGCTAAGCAAATTTCCGAGCGTGATGCCGTTCAAAAGGCAATGATTATGGAATTACAACCAATCTAA
- a CDS encoding nitroreductase family protein: MKNNNFEDIVYNRTSIKVFDENIKIDREEMLEMLNKAVKAPSSVNLQPWRFVVVDTPEGKDILRPLIRFNTRQNDTSAAMIVLFGDMQCYQKAEDIYSRAVEKGLMPENIKQELMGMFMPFYENASKQKMNDIVKIDTSLMAMQLMLVARAYGYDTNAIGGFEEDKIAESLGVDPERYVPVMIIAIGKANYQSHGSIRLDAEEITTFK, from the coding sequence ATGAAAAATAATAATTTTGAAGATATTGTTTATAATCGAACGTCTATAAAAGTTTTTGATGAAAATATCAAAATAGATCGTGAAGAAATGCTAGAAATGCTTAATAAAGCAGTAAAAGCACCATCATCTGTGAATTTACAGCCTTGGCGATTTGTTGTCGTGGATACGCCGGAAGGAAAAGATATTTTAAGACCACTTATTCGCTTTAATACAAGACAAAATGATACATCCGCAGCAATGATTGTCCTTTTTGGCGATATGCAATGTTACCAAAAAGCGGAGGATATTTATTCAAGAGCAGTTGAAAAAGGGTTAATGCCTGAAAATATCAAGCAAGAGCTGATGGGAATGTTTATGCCATTTTATGAAAATGCTTCTAAACAAAAAATGAATGATATTGTTAAAATTGATACAAGTTTAATGGCAATGCAATTAATGTTAGTCGCTCGTGCTTATGGATACGATACCAACGCTATTGGTGGTTTTGAAGAAGATAAAATTGCCGAGTCATTAGGCGTTGATCCTGAAAGATATGTACCTGTAATGATCATTGCAATCGGCAAAGCAAATTATCAATCACACGGCAGTATTCGCCTTGATGCAGAAGAAATTACCACCTTTAAATAA
- the hchA gene encoding glyoxalase III HchA, producing MLKKLLGLAPQPAKDGAFIPSKLALKLATSDKTDFDGSIYPNTYQGTKKILMICTEQQNMTMANGTKFSTGNHPVEMLLPMLHLKNAGFDVDIYTPTGKSVKIEMWAMPQKDENVQKIYSEYQSQFENPKSLADFVQHKMNDNDDYVAVFIPGGHGAMLGLPEDKNLSQLIHWSHKKDLYMMAICHAPAALLAANLDNDKEFIYKGYKMAAFPDSVDKQTPMIGYMPGHLTWKFGETLENLGVTFVNKKADKTCYIDRKLITGASPQAANDFGKLCAEELLKSINK from the coding sequence ATGTTAAAAAAACTACTCGGACTTGCACCACAACCTGCCAAAGACGGTGCATTTATTCCGTCAAAACTTGCTTTAAAGCTAGCAACATCAGACAAAACTGATTTTGACGGTTCAATTTATCCAAATACCTATCAAGGCACGAAAAAAATCTTAATGATCTGTACCGAACAGCAAAATATGACAATGGCAAACGGCACAAAATTTTCAACAGGAAACCACCCTGTCGAAATGCTATTGCCTATGTTACACCTTAAAAACGCAGGTTTTGATGTTGATATTTACACACCAACAGGAAAATCAGTAAAAATCGAAATGTGGGCAATGCCACAAAAAGATGAAAATGTTCAAAAAATCTATTCAGAATATCAATCACAATTTGAAAATCCAAAAAGTTTAGCTGATTTTGTACAACATAAAATGAATGATAATGATGATTATGTAGCTGTTTTTATTCCAGGGGGACACGGTGCAATGCTTGGATTACCCGAAGATAAAAATTTAAGCCAACTCATTCATTGGTCACACAAAAAAGATTTATATATGATGGCGATTTGTCACGCCCCTGCGGCTTTATTGGCTGCAAATTTAGACAATGATAAAGAGTTTATTTACAAAGGCTATAAAATGGCTGCCTTCCCTGATAGTGTTGATAAACAAACACCGATGATTGGCTATATGCCAGGGCATTTAACTTGGAAATTTGGTGAAACATTGGAAAATTTAGGTGTTACTTTTGTCAATAAAAAAGCCGATAAAACTTGTTATATCGACCGAAAATTGATTACTGGTGCAAGTCCACAAGCCGCTAATGATTTTGGGAAATTGTGTGCAGAAGAACTATTAAAATCAATCAACAAATAA